A window of the Scylla paramamosain isolate STU-SP2022 chromosome 34, ASM3559412v1, whole genome shotgun sequence genome harbors these coding sequences:
- the LOC135090059 gene encoding m7GpppN-mRNA hydrolase-like: MARPSATKSTFVIPTDLLDDIASRFLLDAPESELGDPISLCFLTELAYWFYLDEYAEEDDSLNNIKFDPFAQQLLNRVRIKPNSGTIEEMLQDFRDFKHRVPTYGGLLLNQDLTQVLLVQGFWHRASWGFPKGKINVDEEPHKCAIREVLEETGYDISPLIDPNVFLETSIGEQYVRLYIIPGVPTNIDFVPRTKGEIKQLKWFSIGQLPSHKNDRSFNKVNGSTNMFYMVMPFVKPLREWVAARHRSGASGGGGCTGGREGRRRHRSTSTSVTTTTTTTTTAATAENHNGTRHSHSPATSTDSSKKAQQGGDARKQQRDAFASCVQEEAAWVMKLRSNSDVSPRRREATSSKGKQRKTQHNINKPIPAAPAEHQEENQKFTFSKRGKVRGNKGNRESQVVDAQAPTFTSNPRFRSYSWQSFRINKKEVMDAIDRVWSGVTLGW, from the exons ATGGCTCGCCCTTCAGCAACAAAGAGTACTTTCGTCATCCCTACAGACCTCCTGGATGACATAGCAAG CCGTTTCTTGCTGGATGCGCCGGAGTCTGAGCTAGGGGACCCCATATCACTGTGCTTCTTGACTGAGCTGGCCTATTGGTTCTACCTGGATGAGTATGCTGAAGAGGATGACTCACtcaacaatatcaagtttgacCCATTTGCTCAGCAGCTGCTCAAT AGAGTAAGGATCAAGCCCAATTCAGGAACCATTGAAGAAATGCTTCAAGATTTCCGGGACTTCAAGCATCGTGTTCCTACGTATGGTGGGCTGCTGCTGAACCAAGACTTGACTCAGGTGTTGCTGGTGCAG GGATTCTGGCACCGAGCTTCATGGGGCTTCCCGAAAGGAAAGATCAATGTAGATGAGGAACCACATAAGTGTGCCATTAGGGAG GTTCTGGAGGAGACAGGCTATGACATCTCACCCCTGATTGATCCCAACGTGTTCTTGGAGACATCCATTGGGGAGCAGTACGTGCGCCTCTACATCATCCCAGGCGTGCCCACGAACATTGACTTTGTTCCTCGCACCAAGGGGGAGATCAAGCAGCTCAAGTGGTTCTCAATTGGCCAGCTGCCTTCCCACAAAAATGATCGCAGCTTTAACAAAGTGAATGGGTCCACCAATATGTTCTACATGGTGATGCCCTTTGTCAA GCCGTTGAGGGAGTGGGTGGCTGCCAGGCATCGCAGTGGTgccagtggcggtggtggctgcACTGGTGGCAGAGAGGGCCGGCGCCGGCATCGCAGCACCAGCACCtctgtcactaccaccaccaccacaaccactactgctgccactgctgaaaACCACAATGGCACTAGACACAGCCACTCGCCGGCCACCTCCACCGACAGCAGCAAAAAGGCACAGCAAGGAGGGGATGCCAGGAAGCAGCAGAGGGATGCCTTTGCTTCCTGTGTTCAG GAGGAAGCAGCATGGGTCATGAAACTCCGGTCAAACTCTGATGTGTCGCCACGGCGAAGGGAAGCCACGTCCAGCAAAGGGAAGCAACGCAAGACACAGCACAACATCAACAAGCCCATACCTGCAG ctCCAGCAGAGCATCAGGAAGAGAACCAGAAATTCACATTCAGTAAACGAGGCAAGGTAAGAGGCAACAAAGGTAACAGAGAGAGCCAGGTGGTGGACGCACAAGCCCCAACCTTCACCTCAAACCCTCGCTTCCGCTCCTACTCATGGCAGAGCTTCCGCATCAACAAGAAGGAAGTGATGGATGCCATTGACAGAGTCTGGAGTGGTGTCACTCTCGGCTGGTAA
- the LOC135090058 gene encoding DNA methyltransferase 1-associated protein 1-like, translating to MADVRDILELERSPTPEVSKEVILGLRKDAPKRKKEKEVMRRPEGMHRELYALLYSDSNKDLPPLLPTDSAGQGYKSVKAKLGMKRVRPWKWMPFTNPARKDGAVFYHWRRTCDEGKEYPFAMFNKKVELLSYSDAEYSEHLLCEGWTRAETDILFELCHRFDLRWPVIHDRWPPHLTARSIEDLKERYYNVTNCLKKVNNLTGPEGKIVNYDGDHERRRKQQLLKLWDRTPKQIEEEQQLINELRKIEARKKEREKKTQDLQKLISADTDSRKMTKTTKKKIQQTKVAKLDTAPPSLESCTGIKFPDIKSSGVSLRSQRMKLPASVGQKKVKAIEQLLTELSLENSPMAVEEVCQLFNDLRSDLVLMYGLRTILLNYVFELQTLKHQCESVMPDKVLEIPEALTINTGEESPSRPRAISEMIDAVATPNTPNRKRKAALEQSNVLKKIKART from the exons ATGGCCGACGTACGGGACATCTTGGAGCTGGAGAGGTCCCCCACTCCTGAGGTGAGCAAGGAGGTCATCCTGGGCTTGCGCAAGGATGCAcccaaaaggaaaaaggagaaggaggtgatgcGGCGGCCAGAGGGGATGCACCGGGAGCTGTATGCGCTGCTGTACTCAGACTCCAACAAGGACCTGCCACCGCTGCTGCCCACTGACAGTG CTGGTCAGGGCTACAAGAGTGTGAAGGCCAAGCTGGGCATGAAGCGAGTGCGCCCGTGGAAGTGGATGCCATTCACCAACCCGGCTCGTAAGGATGGTGCAGTGTTCTACCACTGGCGCCGCACCTGTGATGAGGGCAAGGAGTACCCCTTTGCCATGTTCAACAAG aaAGTTGAATTGCTCAGTTATTCAGATGCAGAATACAGCGAGCACCTGTTGTGCGAGGGCTGGACGAGGGCTGAGACAGACATCCTGTTTGAACTGTGCCACCGCTTTGACCTGCGCTGGCCCGTCATCCACGACCGCtggccacctcacctcactgcaCGCTCCATAGAGGACCTCAAGGAACGCTACTACAATGTTACCAACTGTCTCAAGAAG GTGAACAATCTGACAGGACCAGAAGGCAAGATTGTGAATTACGATGGTGACCACGAGCGGCGGCGCAAACAGCAGCTACTCAAACTGTGGGACAGAACACCCAAGCAG AttgaagaggagcagcagcttATAAATGAGCTGCGCAAGATTGAGGCtcgcaagaaggaaagggagaagaaaactcAAGACCTGCAGAAGCTGATCAGTGCTGACACCGACTCCCGCAAGATGACCAAGACCACCAAGAAGAAGATCCAGCAGACCAAGGTGGCCAAGCTGGACACGGCG CCACCAAGTCTGGAAAGTTGCACAGGTATCAAGTTCCCAGACATCAAGTCATCAGGAGTCAGTCTCCGGTCGCAGCGTATGAAACTTCCAGCCAGTGTGGGACAGAAGAAGGTGAAGGCAATAGAACAGCTCCTCACTGAACTGAGTTTGG AAAACAGTCCCATGGCTGTGGAGGAAGTGTGCCAGTTGTTCAACGACCTGCGCTCAGACCTGGTGCTGATGTATGGCCTGCGGACCATCTTACTCAATTACGTGTTTGAGCTGCAGACTCTGAAGCACCAGTGTGAGAGTGTCATGCCAGATAAG gTGTTAGAAATTCCTGAGGCACTCACCATTAACACTGGGGAGGAGTCACCCAGCCGGCCCCGTGCCATATCTGAGATGATCGATGCCGTGGCCACACCTAACACCCCCAAT AGAAAGCGGAAAGCGGCATTAGAACAGAGCAACGTCCTAAAGAAGATCAAGGCACGCACTTAG